Within the Leptotrichia sp. oral taxon 498 genome, the region CGATCCAAATTATACTTTGGACGATTTTTTAAATAATTTTTTTAAAGATTTTAAAAAGCCTGTCATTACTGGAATCGAATGTGGTCATAAAAAACCAGATTTAGTAACTTTGCCACTGGGAGCAGAATGTACAATAAATATTGACAAAAATTTTGATAATATCAAAATTTATTTTAAAAAATAGCTAAAAAAGAGTTTAAAAAAAGAGAAAAAAAGAAAAAAATATAAAATTAACAGATAAAAGAAATATATAAATAAATATAAAGAAAAAGAGAAAGAAAATAAAAAGCAAATAAAAAAAGAAAGAAGGAAAATTATGATTTTTGATATGCATGCTGATGTTTGGACTGATAATTTTTGGGAGTATCAAAAAGGAAATTTTGATGTAATTAGAAAAAAATATGAAAAAAAATTTCTGGAAAGTGGACTTTTTGGAGGAATTTTTGTAATTTATATTGATTTTAGAAAAGTTGAGAACATTGAAAAATATTTTTTGGAAGATCTTTGTGCAATGACCAGAGAATTGTATTATTCCAAAGATTTAATTCATGTTGTAAAAAATTCAAAAGATTTTGAAATTTTAGAAAAAGAAAAGAGCAAAAAATTTAGAGTTGTTCTTGGAATCGAAGGATTAATTGGAATTGGCGACAATCTTAACTATATTTATTTACTTCATCAATTGGGAATTCGCCACATTGGACTAACTTGGAATGAAACAAACGCTTTTGCAACTGGACAAAGCGGAGATAAAAACCGTGGACTTACGCCACTTGGCATAGATGCCATAAAAGTGATAAATGAACTTGGAATTTTACTTGATTTATCCCACGCCAACGATAAGACTTTCTGGGACGTGGCAAAATATTCGAAAAAACCTTTTTTTGCCTCGCACTCAAATTCAAGAACACTTTGTCCATCTCTTAGAAATTTGACTGACGACCAGATTTTATGTATTGGAGAGCATGAAGGAATGATTGGAATGAATAGCTACCACAACTTTGTGAGTCGTGATGAAAATAAAAAAAATCTTGATGCTCTAATTGAGCACATGGAATATGTTGCCGAAAAAATTGGACTTGACAAAGTGGGATTTGGACTTGACTTTGACGAATATTACACACCTTCAGGTGAAAGCTGTGAAGGACTTAACGGACTTGAAAATGTAACTAAGTTAAACAACATAACTTTGGCTCTAAAAAAACGTGGATATTCTCAAAACGAAATAGATATGGTAACTTATAAAAATTTTATTGATTTTTATAAAAGAGTAGAAAATAAATAAAAAATTTAGATTTTGAAAATAAAAACAAATAAATAAAGTAAAGCGAAAAGAAAAGAAAAAAGAAAAGAAAAGAAAAGAAAGGAAACAAAAAAATGAAAAAGCCAATTATTGCAATAACTTCTTCGATGGACTTAAATCCCGATAGATTAAATGACAACAGAACTATGGTTTCACTTGATTACAGCAATTCTGTGATAAATTCTGGCGGAATTCCTGCAATTCTTCCAATTACAGACAATTTTGAAGTCATAAAAGAACAAGTAAAATATTTTGACGGGCTAATTTTATCAGGTGGCGGAGATCCTGACCCAAATTTATACGGCGAGGACTGTCTTCAAGAATTGGGGGATATTACACCTGAACGAGATACTTTTGAACTTGCAATTTTAGAAGAATTTTTAAAAACTAAAAAGCCTATTTTAGGGATTTGTCGTGGACTTCAATTGATGAATGTCTTTTACGGTGGAACTCTTTATCAGGATATAAAATATGTAGATACAAATATTCAGCATAAGCAAAAATGGCTTGCTGATTTGCCGACACACGACATAAATATTTTAGAAAATAATATTTTATTTGAAATTTTTGGGAAAAAAGCTCGGACAAATTCATTTCATCATCAGATGATAAAAGATTTGGGAAGAGAATTGACTTCGATTGCAACTGCAAATGACGGAGTTATAGAAGCAATTCAAAATAAAAATTATCCATTTTTTTATGGAGTGCAGTGGCATCCTGAAATGATGGCTTCCAGAGGGAATCTAGGAATGAAAAAAATATTTGATAAATTTATTGAAAGTTGTAAAAATCTAGAAAAACAAAAACAAGGGGGGTGACCCCTTGCAAAAAATATATATTAACTATAAAATAACATTCCCTTCTTCATCAATCGCCTTATAAGCTGGACGAATTAATTTTTTATCAATTATAATCTGCTCAATTCTATGCGCATTCCAACTGGCAATTCTTGCAAGTGCAAAAAGTGGCGTGAAAATATTTTGAGGAATATCCAATAAATTGTAGACAAAACCTGAATATAAGTCAACATTTGCACAAATCGTAAAATCTTCTCCCTTTAATTCTTTTCCAACTTCTTTTGTAAGTTCTTCAATATCAGAAAACAGCTTAAATTCTTTCAGTGAATCTTTATCTTTAGCAAGTTCATAAGCCTTTTCTTTTAAAAGTACAGCTCTTGGGTCTGAAAGCGTATAAATAGCGTGTCCCATTCCATAAATTTTCCCTTTTTTGTCAAAAGCTTCTTTTTCAAAAATTTTTCTTATATATTCCTTTAATTTTTCTCTGTCTGTATAATTACAGTTTTTCTTAATATCTTGTATCATTTTAGTTACCATTGAATTTGCTCCCCCGTGCATAGGTCCTTTTAATGAACCAATTGACGCTGAAATTGATGAATATGTGTCAGTTCTTGTGGAAGAAACCACGTGAGAAGTAAAAGTCGAATTATTTCCTCCCCCGTGCTCAGCGTGTATAACTAAAATTAAATCCAAAATCTCCGCTTCAAGTTCAGTAAATTTGTTATCTGGTCTTAACATATGTAGTATATTTTCAGCAACACTGTATTCTTCAACAGGATTATGAATAATTAAACTTTTATTAAAATGCTTGTAATTGGTCGCCTGATAACAATAAACTAAAAGACTTGGAAATTTTGCAATTAAATTTAAAGTTTGATTTATCAAATTATTTAATTCCACAGAATCAGGATTTGGATCAAGGGTATAAAGACACAAAACCGTTCTTTGGAGTTGATTCATAATATCTACACTTGGTTTTCTCAAAATAAAATCTTCAATAAATTCTTCTGGCAAATTTTGCAACTCTTTTAATGTACTTAAAAACATTTTTAACTCAAAATTTTCTGGAACTTTTCCAAAAAGCAGCAAAAACATTGTTTTTTCAAAGGCATATCTATTTCCTTTTTCTTTAAATTTTTCAATAAGAGTTTTTAGTGGAATTCCTCGAAAATAAAGCTGACCTTCTTTTGGAATTTTTTTACCGTCTTCGACAGAATATCCGACTACCGCTCCAATCTTTGTAAGTCCAACTAAAACTCCTGTCCCATTTTTATTCCTAAGTCCTCTTTTGACATCCAGCTTGTCATAAATATCTTTCGAGATAAAATTATGTTCCTGTATCAAAAGGCTCAGCTCGTGTATAAAATCACTTTTCAAATAGCTCCCTCCTTTCAAGCAAAATTTATAAATTTTCTATAATTTTTTGCGTAAATTCACTAGTTGTTGCATTTCCACCTAAATCAGCTGTCTTTACTCCTGATTCTAATGTCTTTAAAATAGCATTTTCAATTTTTGTAGAAAATTCGTCCATTTTTAAATATCTTAGCATTTCCACACCTGATAAGAGAATTGCTAATGGATTTGCTTTATTTTGTCCAGCAATATCAGGTGCTGAACCGTGAACTGCTTCAAATATCGCAATGTCGTCCCCAATATTCGCACCTGGTGCAACACCAAGCCCTCCGACAAGTCCTGCGACCAAATCAGACAAAATATCTCCATACAAGTTCATTGTAACAATAACTTTATATTTTTCTGGATTTGTGACAAGCTGCATACACATATTGTCAATTATAACTTCTTCCAATTTAATATTTTCATAACCAGCTTCTTGTGAAATTTCTCTTGCGGTATTCAAAAACATTCCGTCAGTCAACTTTAAAATATTTGCTTTATGTACAACTGTCACTTTGTCAATGTTATTTTTTTTGGCATATTCAAAAGCATTTTTTATTATTCTGTAACTTCCTTTTTTTGTAATTCTTTTTATAGCAACTGCCACATTTTTTTTGTCATCTTCATATTTTTCTTCTCCAATATAAAGCCCTTCGGTATTTTCCCTAAAAATTACCAGGTCAATGTTGTCATATCTTGTTTTAATTCCTGGAAGAGTTCTCGATGGTCTAAAATTTGAATACAAGTCATATTTTTTTCTCAAATAGACATTTATACTTCTAAAACCTTTTCCAATCGGTGTTGTAATCGGCCCTTTAATCGCTATTTTGTTTTTTTCCACACTTTTGTATAAACTTTCAGGTATTAGTTCTCCAGTTTTTTCATAAACAGTTGTCCCAGCGTTTTCTTTTTCAAATTCAATTGGAACTTTTGCCGCTTTAAATACTTTTTCCAAACTTTCTGATATTTCAAATCCAATCCCATCTCCAGGAATTAATGTAACTTTTTTCATAAATCCACCTTCTTTGTTATAGTTTATTTTAATAATTTAAAAAACTGTCACTTACTTTCCCAAAATAAATGACAATTTTTTAATTAAAAGAAAAATTAGTTTAAAAATTCATCACTTACTGCAAATTTCAAATATCCACCATATTTCAATATTTTAAGTTCTCTTGCCGAACCGTTGAATTTTGCTTTAAATTCATTATTTTTTGTAAGATTTTTTACTGTAAATTCTCCTTTTGCTAAAGAATTTTCGACATCAGTCAACTGCAATTCATCATATTCGTCAATTCCGTCGTAATCGCTTTGATTTTCAAATTCTAAAGGAATTATTCCACTATTTATTAAATTTGCCTTGTGAATTCTTGCAAAAGATTTAGCAATTACAGCTTTTATTCCTAAATATAATGGAAGAAGCGCTGCATGTTCACGGCTTGAACCTTGTCCGTAGTTATCTCCACCAACTATGATTCCACCATCATTTTTTTCAGCTCTTTCTTTAAAATCAGGAATTATTGTTTCAAAACAATGTTGTGACAATTTTGGAATATTTGAACGGAATGGTAGTAATCCCGCATTTGATGGACAAATATCATCTGTTGTCACATTATCTTTAGTTTTTAAAATAACTTTTTTTGTAATTGTGTCTTTTAATTTTTCTCCAATTGGGAATGGTTTAATATTTGGTCCCATAACAATTTCTACATTTTTTCTCTCATTTTCATCTTGGCTTGGGAAAATGAAATAATTTTCTGAAGATTCAAATTTTTCTGGCTGCTTAATAATTATTTCTTCACCCAAAGTACGAGGATCTGTCAAATATCCTGTAAGAGCCGAAGCTGCCGCAGTTTCTGTACTAACCAGATAAACTTCAGCGTTCATTGTTCCACATCTTCCTTTAAAGTTACGGTTAAATGTTCTAAGCGAAATTCCATTTGATTTTGGTGCCTGCCCCATTCCGATACAAGGTCCACAAGCTGCTTCCAAAAGTCTTGCTCCTGCTCCGATAAATTTAGCAAG harbors:
- a CDS encoding isocitrate/isopropylmalate dehydrogenase family protein, with the protein product MKKVTLIPGDGIGFEISESLEKVFKAAKVPIEFEKENAGTTVYEKTGELIPESLYKSVEKNKIAIKGPITTPIGKGFRSINVYLRKKYDLYSNFRPSRTLPGIKTRYDNIDLVIFRENTEGLYIGEEKYEDDKKNVAVAIKRITKKGSYRIIKNAFEYAKKNNIDKVTVVHKANILKLTDGMFLNTAREISQEAGYENIKLEEVIIDNMCMQLVTNPEKYKVIVTMNLYGDILSDLVAGLVGGLGVAPGANIGDDIAIFEAVHGSAPDIAGQNKANPLAILLSGVEMLRYLKMDEFSTKIENAILKTLESGVKTADLGGNATTSEFTQKIIENL
- a CDS encoding dipeptidase; translation: MIFDMHADVWTDNFWEYQKGNFDVIRKKYEKKFLESGLFGGIFVIYIDFRKVENIEKYFLEDLCAMTRELYYSKDLIHVVKNSKDFEILEKEKSKKFRVVLGIEGLIGIGDNLNYIYLLHQLGIRHIGLTWNETNAFATGQSGDKNRGLTPLGIDAIKVINELGILLDLSHANDKTFWDVAKYSKKPFFASHSNSRTLCPSLRNLTDDQILCIGEHEGMIGMNSYHNFVSRDENKKNLDALIEHMEYVAEKIGLDKVGFGLDFDEYYTPSGESCEGLNGLENVTKLNNITLALKKRGYSQNEIDMVTYKNFIDFYKRVENK
- a CDS encoding gamma-glutamyl-gamma-aminobutyrate hydrolase family protein, whose amino-acid sequence is MKKPIIAITSSMDLNPDRLNDNRTMVSLDYSNSVINSGGIPAILPITDNFEVIKEQVKYFDGLILSGGGDPDPNLYGEDCLQELGDITPERDTFELAILEEFLKTKKPILGICRGLQLMNVFYGGTLYQDIKYVDTNIQHKQKWLADLPTHDINILENNILFEIFGKKARTNSFHHQMIKDLGRELTSIATANDGVIEAIQNKNYPFFYGVQWHPEMMASRGNLGMKKIFDKFIESCKNLEKQKQGG
- a CDS encoding citrate synthase, producing MKSDFIHELSLLIQEHNFISKDIYDKLDVKRGLRNKNGTGVLVGLTKIGAVVGYSVEDGKKIPKEGQLYFRGIPLKTLIEKFKEKGNRYAFEKTMFLLLFGKVPENFELKMFLSTLKELQNLPEEFIEDFILRKPSVDIMNQLQRTVLCLYTLDPNPDSVELNNLINQTLNLIAKFPSLLVYCYQATNYKHFNKSLIIHNPVEEYSVAENILHMLRPDNKFTELEAEILDLILVIHAEHGGGNNSTFTSHVVSSTRTDTYSSISASIGSLKGPMHGGANSMVTKMIQDIKKNCNYTDREKLKEYIRKIFEKEAFDKKGKIYGMGHAIYTLSDPRAVLLKEKAYELAKDKDSLKEFKLFSDIEELTKEVGKELKGEDFTICANVDLYSGFVYNLLDIPQNIFTPLFALARIASWNAHRIEQIIIDKKLIRPAYKAIDEEGNVIL